From the genome of Streptomyces sp. NBC_01116, one region includes:
- a CDS encoding MIP/aquaporin family protein codes for MSSSDIFIGETIGTAVLILLGGGVCAAVTLKSSKARNAGWLAITFGWGFAVLTGAYLAGGVSGAHLNPAVTVGLAIEGGTAWGDVPLYLGSQLLGAMIGALLVWAVYYGQFHAHLTDPEIIGTKSTDEGMVDQAAAPKAGPVLGVFSTGPEIRNGAQNVITEIIATAVLVLAILTQGLNDEGNGLGTLGALITALVVVGIGLSLGGPTGYAINPVRDLGPRIVHSLLPLPNKGGSDWGYAWVPIVGPLVGGALAGGLYNLAFA; via the coding sequence GTGTCCAGCTCCGACATTTTCATCGGCGAGACCATAGGTACCGCCGTACTCATCCTGCTCGGCGGCGGTGTCTGTGCCGCCGTCACGCTGAAGAGCTCGAAGGCCCGGAACGCGGGCTGGCTGGCCATCACCTTCGGGTGGGGTTTCGCCGTCCTCACCGGCGCCTATCTCGCCGGCGGCGTATCGGGCGCCCACCTCAATCCCGCGGTCACGGTCGGCCTCGCCATCGAGGGCGGCACCGCGTGGGGCGACGTCCCCCTGTACCTCGGCTCGCAGCTGCTCGGCGCGATGATCGGCGCCCTGCTGGTCTGGGCGGTCTACTACGGGCAGTTCCACGCCCACCTCACCGACCCCGAGATCATCGGGACGAAGTCCACCGACGAGGGCATGGTCGACCAGGCCGCCGCCCCGAAGGCGGGCCCGGTGCTCGGCGTCTTCTCCACCGGCCCCGAGATCCGCAACGGCGCCCAGAACGTCATCACCGAGATCATCGCGACCGCCGTGCTGGTCCTGGCGATCCTGACCCAGGGCCTCAACGACGAGGGCAACGGCCTCGGCACGCTCGGCGCGCTGATCACCGCCCTGGTCGTCGTCGGTATCGGCCTCTCGCTCGGCGGCCCGACCGGCTACGCCATCAACCCGGTCCGCGACCTCGGTCCGCGCATCGTGCACTCCCTGCTGCCGCTGCCGAACAAGGGTGGTTCGGACTGGGGCTACGCGTGGGTACCCATCGTGGGTCCGCTCGTCGGCGGCGCACTCGCCGGCGGGCTCTACAACCTCGCCTTCGCGTAG
- a CDS encoding response regulator transcription factor, translated as MAIRVLLVDDQPLLRTGFRMILEAEGDLAVVGEAGDGLQAIDQVRALQPDVVLMDIRMPRMDGVEATRQITGPGKDGPAKVLVLTTFDLDEYVVEALRAGASGFLLKDAPAAELVQAIRVVAAGEAMLAPSITRRLLDKYADHLPSGEDPVPDALHTLTDREVEVLKLVARGLSNAEIAADLFVSETTVKTHVGHVLTKLGLRDRVQAAVYAYESGLVRPGAQ; from the coding sequence GTGGCGATCCGCGTCCTTCTGGTCGATGACCAGCCTCTGCTGCGCACCGGTTTCCGGATGATCCTGGAGGCCGAAGGCGATCTGGCGGTGGTCGGTGAGGCCGGTGACGGTCTGCAGGCCATCGATCAGGTGCGGGCGCTGCAGCCCGATGTGGTGCTGATGGACATCCGGATGCCGCGGATGGACGGGGTCGAGGCGACCCGTCAGATCACCGGCCCCGGGAAGGACGGCCCGGCGAAGGTGCTGGTGCTGACCACCTTCGATCTCGACGAGTACGTGGTGGAGGCGCTGCGTGCCGGGGCGAGCGGATTCCTGCTGAAGGACGCTCCGGCGGCCGAGCTGGTGCAGGCGATCCGGGTGGTGGCGGCGGGCGAGGCGATGCTCGCGCCGAGCATCACGCGTCGGCTGCTGGACAAGTACGCCGATCACCTGCCGTCCGGTGAGGACCCGGTGCCGGACGCCCTGCACACGCTGACGGACCGTGAGGTCGAGGTGCTGAAGCTGGTGGCGCGGGGCCTGTCGAACGCGGAGATCGCGGCGGACCTGTTCGTCAGCGAGACGACGGTGAAGACGCATGTCGGCCATGTGCTCACGAAGTTGGGCCTGCGGGACCGGGTGCAGGCCGCGGTGTACGCGTACGAGAGCGGGCTGGTGCGTCCCGGCGCGCAGTAG
- a CDS encoding ABC transporter substrate-binding protein: MNRKTLVLPAVVGLLAPVLAACGSTDSGAGGEGAIVVGTTDQLVASQENPAPLDPAIGYEAGVWNVLRQTVQTLTTVPAGGGEPVPEAARSCAFTDTANESYRCTLRAGLTFADGTPVTAEDVKHSIQRVIDIDADSGPVGLLANIDMVETKGDDQVIFHLNTPDATFPYKLATPAAGIVPKAQYPAKAGRTGLQVNGSGPYTMKPQVEDGRVVKIAFTKNPSYKGELKVLNDKVEMDLFPDAEAMGKALDEEKIHMMTRAMSPQQAGDMLVKPEEGVELTELPGLAISYVGFNTKDPVVSKPVRQAMAQIVDRGEIAGKVYGTTAEPLYSLIPSSIAGHTNAFFNKYGEPSTAKAAAILRGAGIKTPVKFTLHYTSDHYGPATAEEFKAIQQQLNSSGLFDVSVQGKEWSQYRPEQKRGDYAAYGMGWFPDFPDPDNYTAPFLDENNFLNSPYRSREAQKVLIPQSRRETDRTAAAVTYEKLQDIVATDVPVLPIWQGKQYVASRDGIAGVERSVSATSELQLWELNRPGV; the protein is encoded by the coding sequence ATGAACCGCAAGACCCTGGTGCTGCCGGCCGTCGTCGGCCTGCTCGCCCCCGTGCTCGCCGCCTGCGGCAGCACGGACAGCGGCGCCGGTGGCGAGGGGGCCATCGTCGTCGGCACCACGGACCAGCTCGTGGCCTCCCAGGAGAACCCCGCCCCGCTCGACCCGGCCATCGGCTACGAGGCGGGCGTCTGGAACGTCCTGCGGCAGACCGTGCAGACCCTGACCACGGTGCCGGCCGGCGGCGGCGAGCCGGTGCCCGAGGCCGCCCGCAGCTGCGCCTTCACCGACACCGCGAACGAGAGCTACCGCTGCACCCTGCGGGCCGGCCTCACGTTCGCCGACGGGACGCCCGTCACCGCCGAGGACGTGAAGCACTCCATCCAGCGCGTCATCGACATCGACGCGGACAGCGGGCCGGTCGGACTGCTCGCCAACATCGACATGGTCGAGACCAAGGGCGACGACCAGGTGATCTTCCACCTGAACACACCCGACGCGACCTTCCCGTACAAGCTCGCCACCCCCGCCGCCGGCATCGTCCCGAAGGCGCAGTACCCGGCGAAGGCGGGCCGCACCGGCCTCCAGGTGAACGGCTCCGGCCCGTACACCATGAAGCCGCAGGTCGAGGACGGCCGGGTCGTCAAGATCGCCTTCACCAAGAACCCCTCGTACAAGGGCGAGCTGAAGGTTCTCAACGACAAGGTCGAGATGGACCTCTTCCCCGACGCCGAGGCCATGGGCAAGGCGCTCGACGAGGAGAAGATCCACATGATGACCCGGGCGATGTCGCCCCAGCAGGCCGGCGACATGCTCGTGAAGCCGGAGGAGGGCGTCGAGCTCACCGAGCTGCCCGGTCTGGCCATCAGCTACGTCGGGTTCAACACCAAGGACCCCGTGGTCAGCAAGCCCGTCCGCCAGGCGATGGCGCAGATCGTCGACCGGGGCGAGATCGCCGGCAAGGTCTACGGCACCACCGCCGAACCGCTCTACTCGCTGATCCCGTCCAGCATCGCCGGGCACACCAACGCCTTCTTCAACAAGTACGGCGAGCCCAGCACCGCCAAGGCCGCGGCGATCCTCCGCGGCGCCGGGATCAAGACACCGGTGAAGTTCACCCTGCACTACACCAGCGACCACTACGGCCCGGCCACCGCCGAGGAGTTCAAGGCGATCCAGCAGCAGCTGAACAGCTCGGGCCTCTTCGACGTCTCCGTCCAGGGCAAGGAGTGGTCGCAGTACCGCCCGGAGCAGAAGCGCGGCGACTACGCGGCGTACGGCATGGGCTGGTTCCCCGACTTCCCGGACCCGGACAACTACACGGCGCCCTTCCTGGACGAGAACAACTTCCTCAACTCGCCCTACCGGTCGCGCGAGGCGCAGAAGGTCCTCATCCCGCAGTCCCGCCGCGAGACCGACCGCACCGCCGCCGCCGTCACCTACGAGAAGCTCCAGGACATCGTCGCCACCGATGTGCCGGTGCTGCCGATCTGGCAGGGCAAGCAGTACGTGGCCTCCCGCGACGGGATCGCCGGGGTGGAGCGGTCCGTCAGCGCCACCTCCGAGCTCCAGCTCTGGGAGCTGAACCGGCCCGGCGTCTGA
- the glpK gene encoding glycerol kinase GlpK — protein sequence MTDAHTTGTHGTGPFIAAIDQGTTSSRCIVFDKDGRIVSVDQKEHEQIFPKPGWVEHDATEIWENVQEVVAGAIVKAGITSADVKAIGITNQRETTLMWDKNTGEPVHNALVWQDTRTDALCKELGRNVGQDRFRRETGLPLASYFAGPKVRWLLDNVEGLRERAEAGDILFGTMDSWVIWNLTGGTDGGVHVTDVTNASRTLLMNLHTMAWDEKILHSIGIPAAVLPEIRSSAEVYGHAKGGILDGVPVASALGDQQAALFGQTCFAEGEAKSTYGTGTFMLMNTGSTPVNSYNGLLTTVGYQIGDKPPVYALEGSIAVTGSLVQWMRDQMGLIKSAAEIETLASSVEDNGGAYFVPAFSGLFAPYWRPDARGVITGLTRYVTKAHIARAVLEATAWQTREISDAMTKDSGVELAALKVDGGMTSNNLLMQTLADFLDAPVVRPMVAETTCLGAAYAAGLAVGFWPDTDALRANWRRAAEWTPRMDADTRAREYKSWLKAVERTMGWVEDEES from the coding sequence GTGACCGACGCACACACCACCGGCACCCACGGCACCGGGCCGTTCATCGCGGCCATCGACCAGGGCACCACCTCCAGCCGCTGCATCGTCTTCGACAAGGACGGCCGGATCGTCTCCGTCGACCAGAAGGAGCACGAGCAGATCTTCCCGAAGCCGGGCTGGGTCGAGCACGACGCGACCGAGATCTGGGAGAACGTCCAGGAGGTCGTCGCCGGCGCCATCGTCAAGGCCGGCATCACCTCCGCCGACGTCAAGGCGATCGGCATCACCAACCAGCGCGAGACCACCCTGATGTGGGACAAGAACACCGGTGAGCCGGTGCACAACGCGCTGGTCTGGCAGGACACCCGCACCGACGCGCTCTGCAAGGAGCTCGGCCGCAACGTGGGCCAGGACCGGTTCCGCCGCGAGACCGGGCTGCCGCTCGCCTCGTACTTCGCCGGGCCCAAGGTCCGCTGGCTGCTCGACAACGTCGAGGGCCTGCGCGAGCGCGCCGAGGCCGGCGACATCCTCTTCGGCACCATGGACTCCTGGGTCATCTGGAACCTGACCGGCGGCACCGACGGCGGGGTGCACGTCACCGACGTCACCAACGCCTCGCGCACCCTCCTGATGAACCTGCACACCATGGCGTGGGACGAGAAGATCCTCCACTCCATCGGCATCCCGGCGGCGGTGCTCCCCGAGATCCGCTCCTCCGCCGAGGTGTACGGCCACGCCAAGGGCGGCATCCTCGACGGCGTCCCCGTCGCCTCCGCGCTCGGCGACCAGCAGGCGGCGCTCTTCGGCCAGACCTGTTTCGCCGAGGGCGAGGCCAAGTCCACGTACGGCACCGGCACCTTCATGCTGATGAACACCGGCTCCACCCCGGTGAACTCGTACAACGGGCTGCTCACCACCGTCGGCTACCAGATCGGCGACAAGCCCCCGGTGTACGCGCTGGAGGGCTCCATCGCGGTCACCGGCTCGCTGGTGCAGTGGATGCGCGACCAGATGGGCCTGATCAAGTCGGCCGCCGAGATCGAGACGCTGGCCTCCTCGGTCGAGGACAACGGCGGCGCGTACTTCGTGCCCGCCTTCTCCGGGCTGTTCGCCCCCTACTGGCGCCCCGACGCCCGCGGGGTGATCACCGGTCTCACCCGCTACGTCACCAAGGCGCACATCGCCCGTGCCGTCCTGGAGGCCACCGCCTGGCAGACCCGCGAGATCAGCGACGCCATGACGAAGGACTCCGGCGTCGAGCTGGCCGCGCTCAAGGTCGACGGCGGCATGACGTCCAACAACCTGCTGATGCAGACGCTCGCCGACTTCCTGGACGCGCCCGTGGTGCGCCCCATGGTCGCCGAGACCACCTGCCTCGGCGCCGCCTACGCCGCCGGTCTGGCCGTCGGCTTCTGGCCGGACACCGACGCGCTGCGCGCCAACTGGCGCCGGGCCGCCGAGTGGACACCCCGCATGGACGCGGACACCCGTGCCCGTGAGTACAAGAGCTGGCTCAAGGCCGTCGAACGGACCATGGGCTGGGTCGAGGACGAAGAAAGCTGA
- a CDS encoding IclR family transcriptional regulator, with product MAKNIQSLERAAAMLRLLAGGERRLGLSDIASSLGLAKGTAHGILRTLQLEGFVEQDAASGRYQLGAELLRLGNSYLDVHELRARALVWTDDLARSSGESVHLGVLHQHGVLIVHHVFRPDDSRQVLEVGAMQPLHSTALGKVLSAYDPVAHSEVMEAERRSFTGRTVTAADAFESMLDLIRAQGWAADAEETWEGVAAVAAPIHDRRRMPVGAVAVTGAVERVAPGGTLRPELIAAVRDCARAVSRDLGAGRF from the coding sequence ATGGCCAAGAACATCCAGTCGCTGGAGCGGGCGGCCGCGATGCTGCGTCTGCTGGCGGGCGGCGAGCGCCGGCTCGGGCTCTCCGACATCGCCTCCTCGCTGGGGCTGGCCAAGGGCACCGCGCACGGCATTCTGCGCACGCTCCAGCTGGAGGGCTTCGTCGAGCAGGACGCGGCGTCGGGCCGCTACCAGCTGGGCGCGGAGCTGCTGCGGCTGGGCAACAGCTATCTGGACGTCCACGAACTGCGGGCGCGCGCCCTGGTCTGGACGGACGACCTGGCCCGCTCCAGCGGCGAGAGCGTCCACCTCGGGGTGCTGCACCAGCACGGCGTGCTGATCGTCCACCACGTCTTCCGGCCCGACGACAGCCGCCAGGTGCTGGAGGTCGGGGCCATGCAGCCGCTGCACTCCACGGCGCTGGGCAAGGTGCTGTCCGCGTACGACCCGGTGGCCCACAGCGAGGTCATGGAGGCGGAGCGCCGCTCCTTCACCGGGCGGACCGTCACCGCCGCCGACGCCTTCGAGTCGATGCTCGACCTGATCCGGGCCCAGGGCTGGGCCGCCGACGCCGAGGAGACCTGGGAGGGCGTGGCCGCGGTGGCCGCCCCGATCCACGACCGGCGCAGGATGCCCGTCGGGGCGGTCGCCGTGACCGGCGCGGTGGAGCGGGTGGCCCCGGGCGGGACGCTGCGTCCCGAGCTGATCGCGGCCGTGCGCGACTGCGCCCGCGCGGTATCCCGGGATCTGGGCGCCGGCCGCTTCTGA
- a CDS encoding HAD family hydrolase — translation MTSTVPASLTRTAEGAALQAVLLDMDGTLVDTEGFWWDVEKEVFAGLGHRLDESWRDVVVGGPMTRSAGYLIDVTGADVRLDELTVLLNDGFEKRIERGVPLMPGAERLLAELAAYEVPTALVSASHRRIIDRVLESVGRHHFALTVAGDEVTRTKPHPEPYLTAAAGFGADPWRCAVIEDTATGVAAAEAAGCRVVAVPSVAPIAPAAGRVVVGSLEEVDLAFLRKLITQAGGTG, via the coding sequence ATGACCAGTACGGTCCCCGCGTCCTTGACCCGCACGGCCGAAGGCGCCGCCCTGCAGGCGGTCCTTCTCGACATGGACGGAACCCTGGTCGATACCGAGGGCTTCTGGTGGGACGTCGAGAAGGAGGTCTTCGCCGGCCTCGGGCACCGGCTGGACGAGTCCTGGCGGGACGTGGTCGTCGGCGGTCCGATGACCCGCAGCGCCGGCTATCTCATCGACGTCACCGGCGCCGACGTCCGGCTGGACGAGCTGACCGTGCTGCTCAACGACGGATTCGAGAAGCGCATCGAGCGCGGGGTGCCGCTGATGCCGGGCGCCGAGCGGCTGCTCGCCGAGCTGGCCGCGTACGAGGTGCCCACCGCGCTCGTCTCCGCCTCCCACCGCCGGATCATCGACCGGGTGCTGGAATCGGTGGGCCGTCACCACTTCGCGCTCACCGTCGCCGGGGACGAGGTCACCCGGACCAAGCCCCACCCCGAGCCCTATCTCACCGCGGCCGCCGGCTTCGGCGCCGACCCCTGGCGCTGCGCCGTCATCGAGGACACCGCGACCGGAGTGGCCGCCGCCGAGGCCGCCGGCTGCCGGGTCGTCGCCGTGCCGTCCGTCGCCCCCATCGCGCCGGCGGCCGGACGCGTGGTCGTCGGCTCCCTGGAAGAGGTCGACCTCGCCTTCCTGCGCAAGCTCATCACCCAGGCGGGCGGAACGGGCTGA
- a CDS encoding RecB family exonuclease: MQCPLLYRFRVIDRLPEKPSEAATRGTLVHAVLERLFDAPAADRTAPRARALIPGQWDRLLESKPELTGLFAGDTEGERLTRWLGEAERLVDRWFSLEDPTRLEPAERELFVETELESGLRLRGVIDRVDVAPSGEVRIVDYKTGKAPRPEYADGPLFQMTFYALVIWRLKGVVPRRLQLVYLGSGDVMTYDPVVADLERVERRLLALWDAISLATETGDWRPRPTKLCGWCDHQAVCPEFGGTPPVYPLSVRPADPGEDGQGRMGPVQAEAGRAVALEGP; this comes from the coding sequence ATGCAGTGTCCCCTGCTCTACCGTTTCCGCGTCATCGACAGGCTGCCGGAGAAGCCCAGCGAGGCGGCTACCCGCGGCACGCTGGTCCATGCGGTGCTGGAGCGGCTCTTCGACGCCCCGGCGGCCGACCGGACGGCGCCGCGGGCGCGGGCGCTGATCCCCGGCCAGTGGGACCGGCTGCTGGAGTCGAAGCCGGAGCTGACCGGGCTGTTCGCCGGGGACACCGAGGGCGAGCGCCTGACGCGCTGGCTGGGTGAGGCGGAGCGGCTGGTGGACCGGTGGTTCTCGCTGGAGGACCCGACGCGGCTGGAGCCGGCGGAGCGTGAGCTGTTCGTCGAGACGGAGCTGGAGTCGGGGCTGCGGCTGCGCGGGGTGATCGACCGGGTGGACGTCGCGCCGAGCGGTGAGGTCCGGATCGTCGACTACAAGACGGGGAAGGCGCCGCGGCCGGAGTACGCCGATGGTCCGCTGTTCCAGATGACGTTCTACGCGCTGGTGATCTGGCGGCTGAAGGGTGTGGTGCCGCGCCGCCTCCAGCTGGTGTATCTGGGCAGCGGGGACGTCATGACGTACGACCCGGTGGTGGCGGATCTGGAGCGGGTGGAGCGCAGGCTGCTGGCGCTGTGGGACGCGATCTCGCTGGCGACGGAGACCGGTGACTGGCGGCCCCGGCCGACGAAGCTGTGCGGCTGGTGCGACCACCAGGCGGTGTGTCCGGAATTCGGCGGGACTCCCCCGGTATACCCGCTGTCGGTCCGCCCTGCGGATCCGGGTGAGGATGGCCAGGGCAGAATGGGACCGGTCCAGGCCGAGGCCGGCCGTGCCGTGGCCCTTGAGGGCCCTTAA
- the metH gene encoding methionine synthase, with protein MASLPTSAADSRTRADALREALATRVVVADGAMGTMLQAQDPTLEDFENLEGCNEILNVTRPDIVRSVHEEYFAVGVDCVETNTFGANHSAANEYEIADRIFELSESGARIAREVADEFAGKDGRQRWVLGSIGPGTKLPSLGHITYDVLRDGYQKNAEGLLTGGSDALIVETTQDLLQTKSSIIGARRAMDALGVHVPLICSLAFETTGVMLLGSEIGAALTALEPLGIDLIGLNCSTGPDEMSEHLRYLARHSRTPLMCMPNAGLPVLTKDGAHFPLGPDGLADSQENFVRDYGLSLIGGCCGTTPEHLRAVVERARGLTPTERDPRPEPGAASLYQTIPFRQDTAYLAIGERTNANGSKKFREAMLEARWDDCVEMARDQIREGAHMLDLCVDYVGRDGVADMAELAGRFATASTLPIVLDSTELPVLRAGLEKLGGRAVLNSVNYEDGDGPESRFAQVSALASEHGAALIALTIDEEGQARTVEHKVAIAERLIEDLTTNWGIHESDILIDTLTFTICTGQEESRGDGIATIGAIRELKKRHPDVQTTLGLSNISFGLNPAARVVLNSVFLDECVKAGLDSAIVHASKILPIARLEEEQVTVALDLIYDRRAEGYDPLQKLMELFEGVNMKSMKAGKAEELMALPLDERLQRRIIDGEKNGLEADLDEALQDTPALDIVNNTLLEGMKVVGELFGSGQMQLPFVLQSAEVMKSAVAHLEPHMEKTDDDGKGTIVLATVRGDVHDIGKNLVDIILSNNGYNVVNLGIKQPVSAILEAAEEHRADVIGMSGLLVKSTVIMKENLQELNQRKMAADFPVILGGAALTRAYVEQDLHEIYEGEVRYARDAFEGLRLMDALIGVKRGVPGAVLPELKQRRVPKKDVAVLEVEEPEGAVRSDVSTTNPIPEPPFRGTRVIKGIPLKDYASWLDEGALFKGQWGLKQARTGDGPTYEELVETEGRPHLRGWLDHLQSNNLLEAAVVYGYFPCVSKGDDLVLLHDDGSERTRFTFPRQRRGRRLCLADFFRPEESGERDVIGLQIVTVGSRIGEATAELFAANSYRDYLELHGLSVQLAEALAEYWHARVRSELGFAGEDPADVEDMFALKYRGARFSLGYGACPDLEDRAKIADLLQPERIGVHLSEEFQLHPEQSTDAIVIHHPEAKYFNAR; from the coding sequence ATGGCCTCGTTGCCGACATCCGCCGCCGACAGCCGGACCCGCGCCGACGCACTGCGAGAAGCACTCGCCACCCGTGTGGTGGTGGCCGACGGGGCGATGGGCACCATGCTCCAGGCACAGGACCCCACGCTGGAGGACTTCGAGAACCTCGAAGGCTGCAACGAGATCCTGAACGTCACCCGGCCCGACATCGTGCGCTCGGTCCACGAGGAGTACTTCGCGGTCGGCGTCGACTGCGTCGAGACCAACACCTTCGGCGCGAACCACTCCGCCGCGAACGAGTACGAGATCGCCGACCGGATCTTCGAACTCTCCGAGTCCGGCGCCCGGATCGCCCGCGAGGTCGCGGACGAGTTCGCGGGGAAGGACGGACGCCAGCGCTGGGTCCTCGGCTCGATCGGCCCCGGCACCAAGCTGCCCTCGCTCGGCCACATCACCTACGACGTCCTGCGCGACGGCTACCAGAAGAACGCCGAGGGTCTCCTCACGGGCGGCTCCGACGCCCTGATCGTCGAGACGACCCAGGACCTGCTGCAGACCAAGTCCAGCATCATCGGCGCGCGCCGGGCGATGGACGCCCTCGGCGTCCACGTGCCGCTGATCTGCTCCCTCGCCTTCGAGACGACCGGCGTCATGCTGCTGGGCTCCGAGATCGGCGCCGCCCTGACCGCCCTGGAGCCGCTGGGCATCGACCTGATCGGGCTGAACTGCTCGACCGGCCCGGACGAGATGAGCGAGCACCTGCGCTACCTCGCCCGCCACTCCCGTACGCCCCTGATGTGCATGCCCAACGCCGGGCTGCCCGTCCTCACCAAGGACGGCGCGCACTTCCCGCTCGGCCCCGACGGTCTCGCCGACTCCCAGGAGAACTTCGTCCGGGACTACGGCCTCTCCCTCATCGGCGGCTGCTGCGGTACGACGCCGGAGCACCTGCGGGCCGTCGTCGAGCGCGCCCGGGGGCTCACGCCGACCGAGCGGGACCCGCGCCCCGAGCCCGGCGCGGCCTCTCTCTACCAGACCATCCCCTTCCGCCAGGACACCGCCTACCTGGCGATCGGGGAGCGCACCAACGCCAACGGCTCCAAGAAGTTCCGCGAGGCCATGCTGGAGGCCCGCTGGGACGACTGCGTGGAGATGGCCCGCGACCAGATCCGCGAGGGCGCGCACATGCTCGACCTCTGCGTCGACTACGTGGGCCGCGACGGCGTCGCGGACATGGCGGAGCTGGCCGGCCGCTTCGCGACCGCCTCCACCCTCCCGATCGTGCTGGACTCCACCGAGCTGCCCGTGCTGCGCGCCGGTCTGGAGAAGCTCGGCGGCCGGGCCGTGCTGAACTCGGTGAACTACGAGGACGGCGACGGCCCGGAGTCCCGCTTCGCGCAGGTCAGCGCCCTGGCCTCGGAGCACGGGGCCGCGCTGATCGCCCTGACCATCGACGAGGAGGGCCAGGCCCGTACGGTCGAGCACAAGGTCGCCATCGCCGAGCGGCTGATCGAGGACCTCACCACCAACTGGGGCATCCACGAGTCGGACATCCTCATCGACACCCTGACCTTCACCATCTGCACCGGCCAGGAGGAGTCCCGCGGCGACGGCATCGCCACCATCGGGGCGATCCGGGAGCTGAAGAAGCGCCACCCGGACGTCCAGACCACGCTGGGCCTCTCCAACATCTCCTTCGGCCTGAACCCGGCCGCCCGGGTCGTGCTGAACTCCGTCTTCCTCGACGAGTGCGTCAAGGCGGGCCTGGACTCCGCGATCGTGCACGCCTCGAAGATCCTGCCGATCGCCCGGCTGGAGGAGGAGCAGGTCACGGTCGCCCTCGACCTGATCTACGACCGCCGCGCCGAGGGCTACGACCCCCTCCAGAAGCTCATGGAGCTGTTCGAGGGCGTCAACATGAAGTCGATGAAGGCGGGCAAGGCCGAGGAGCTGATGGCCCTGCCGCTGGACGAGCGCCTCCAGCGCCGCATCATCGACGGCGAGAAGAACGGCCTGGAGGCCGACCTCGACGAGGCCCTCCAGGACACCCCGGCCCTCGACATCGTCAACAACACGCTGCTGGAAGGCATGAAGGTGGTCGGCGAGCTGTTCGGCTCCGGCCAGATGCAGCTGCCGTTCGTGCTCCAGTCGGCCGAGGTCATGAAGAGCGCGGTGGCCCATCTGGAGCCGCACATGGAGAAGACCGACGACGACGGCAAGGGCACGATCGTGCTGGCCACCGTCCGCGGCGACGTCCACGACATCGGCAAGAACCTCGTCGACATCATCCTCTCCAACAACGGCTACAACGTCGTCAACCTCGGCATCAAGCAGCCCGTCTCCGCGATCCTGGAAGCCGCCGAGGAACACCGCGCGGACGTGATCGGCATGTCCGGCCTCCTGGTGAAGTCGACGGTGATCATGAAGGAGAACCTCCAGGAGCTCAACCAGCGCAAGATGGCCGCCGACTTCCCCGTCATCCTCGGCGGCGCCGCGCTGACCCGGGCCTACGTCGAGCAGGACCTGCACGAGATCTACGAGGGCGAGGTCCGCTACGCCCGGGACGCCTTCGAGGGCCTGCGCCTCATGGACGCGCTCATCGGCGTCAAGCGCGGTGTGCCCGGCGCGGTCCTGCCCGAGCTGAAGCAGCGCCGGGTGCCGAAGAAGGACGTCGCGGTGCTGGAGGTCGAGGAGCCCGAGGGCGCGGTGCGCTCGGACGTCTCCACGACCAACCCCATCCCCGAGCCGCCGTTCCGGGGCACCCGCGTCATCAAGGGCATCCCGCTCAAGGACTACGCCTCCTGGCTCGACGAGGGCGCCCTGTTCAAGGGCCAGTGGGGCCTCAAGCAGGCCAGGACCGGCGACGGACCGACGTACGAGGAGCTGGTGGAGACCGAGGGACGCCCGCACCTGCGCGGCTGGCTCGACCACCTCCAGTCCAACAACCTCCTGGAAGCGGCCGTCGTCTACGGCTACTTCCCCTGCGTCTCCAAGGGCGACGACCTGGTCCTCCTCCACGACGACGGCTCCGAGCGCACCCGCTTCACCTTCCCGCGCCAGCGCCGCGGCCGCCGCCTCTGCCTCGCCGACTTCTTCCGCCCCGAGGAGTCCGGCGAGAGGGACGTCATCGGCCTCCAGATCGTCACCGTCGGCTCCCGGATCGGCGAGGCCACCGCCGAGCTGTTCGCCGCCAACTCCTACCGCGACTACCTGGAGCTGCACGGCCTGTCCGTCCAGCTCGCCGAGGCGCTCGCCGAGTACTGGCACGCCCGGGTCCGCAGCGAGCTGGGCTTCGCGGGCGAGGACCCCGCGGACGTCGAGGACATGTTCGCGCTGAAGTACCGCGGCGCGCGGTTCTCGCTCGGTTACGGGGCGTGCCCGGACCTGGAGGACCGGGCGAAGATCGCCGACCTCCTCCAGCCGGAGCGGATCGGCGTGCACCTCTCCGAGGAGTTCCAGCTCCACCCGGAGCAGTCCACCGACGCCATCGTCATCCACCACCCCGAGGCGAAGTACTTCAACGCCCGGTAA